In the genome of Oncorhynchus clarkii lewisi isolate Uvic-CL-2024 chromosome 4, UVic_Ocla_1.0, whole genome shotgun sequence, one region contains:
- the LOC139406574 gene encoding Krueppel-like factor 9: MAVAGVIDEHGRFQPMLALQDYSNSSFGRTDTDINISCGEGGYNTMSDSTNPTPNSTPTPVSILARISLIPGGERHGLSHSPIVKKKRHVCTFDGCVRAYGKLSHLKSHIRTHTGEKPYNCSWPNCDKKFSRSDEQIRHLRTHTGEKQFQCPLCAMRFMRSDHLLKHARRHPGFEPSMISHKGNPIMD, translated from the exons ATGGCCGTTGCCGGGGTTATTGATGAGCATGGAAGATTTCAGCCTATGTTGGCTTTGCAGGATTATAGTAATTCTTCATTTGGAAGAACTGATACAGACATCAACATCTCATGCGGGGAAGGCGGCTACAACACGATGTCCGATTCCACCAATCCAACCCCAAATTCAACACCGACGCCTGTATCCATACTCGCGCGCATATCGCTCATACCAGGTGGTGAGCGACACGGATTATCGCACTCTCCAATTGTTAAAAAGAAACGACATGTTTGTACGTTTGATGGCTGTGTCAGGGCCTACGGAAAATTGTCTCACCTGAAGTCGCATATAAGGACACATACAG GTGAGAAGCCCTACAACTGCTCCTGGCCCAACTGTGACAAGAAGTTCTCGCGTTCTGATGAACAAATCCGCCACCTGCGGACTCACACGGGCGAGAAACAGTTCCAGTGCCCACTGTGTGCCATGCGCTTCATGCGAAGCGACCACCTGCTTAAGCATGCCCGCCGCCACCCTGGCTTCGAACCATCCATGATCAGCCACAAGGGTAACCCAATAATGGACTAA